Genomic window (Candidatus Delongbacteria bacterium):
ACTAGATTATTATTTGTGTGTCAACACTTTTTTTAATCTTTTTTTACACCATCCTATTTTAACGAGCAGCCTCATTTCAGAAGCGAGCCAAATATAACTCACCAATTTTTATAATGCAAGGATTTAATCGCTTTTTTTATTTTTTTTAATGTTCAGAAGAAAATAAGAATCTTATTTTAGGGAAATTTTCCATAGCCATTTGTAGCTTATATTCTGACTGGGCTAGAAAAACGTCGTTGTTATACTTATCTTTTGCCATCATATCATATTTCTTCTCAATAAAGTCATCTAGTGCCTTTTTATCATCAGAAGTAACCCAACAGGCTTTATGAATTTGAACAGGTTCAAAACGACAGTTCGCTTGATATTCATGCTCCAGCCTGTACTGTATTACCTCGTACTGCAATTCTCCCACGGTACCAATTATCCTTCTATTGCTGCTACTCTTTATAAAAACCTGTGCAACACCTTCTTCCATTAACTGATCTATACCTTTAACCAATTGCTTTGATTTCAAAGGATTTGTATTCTCGACATACTTGAAGAGTTCTGGTGAAAAACTTGGAATTCCTTTAAAGTGAAGTAACTCCCCACCAGTCAATGTATCCCCAATTTTAAAATTACCTGTGTCTGGTATACCCACTATATCACCAGGATATGCCAAATCAATTGTATCTTTTTTCTGAGCCATGAATGATGTCGGATTTGAAAATTTTAATTGACGCCCCAATCGACAATGGAAGTAATTCACATTACGTTCGAAAACACCAGATACTATTCTTAAAAATGCTATCCTCATTCTATGATTTGGATCTATATTGGCATGAATTTTAAAAACAAATCCTGTTAAATTATCTTCGAATGAATCAACAAAACGTTCTTCTGAACTCCTTCCCAATGGACTCGGGGCAATTTCCAGAAAGCACTCTAAAAGTTCTTTTACACCAAAATTATTTAATGCAGATCCAAAAAACACTGGAGACAAGTCTCCAGTCAAATATAAATTTCTGTCAAAATCAGGATAGACTCCATCTACCATTTCTACATCATCCCTAAGTTTATTTGCCTGGCGTTCCAAATAATAATCTAATTTATCAGATGAAAGATCATCAATCACAATAGTATTGTCCTCATCCTGTTTTTCATGAGGTCTAAAAAGTTTAAGATTTCTTTCTCTTAAATTGTAAACACCTTTCAAATCTTCTCCAGTACCGGCTGGCCAACTTAATGGACAAACAGTTAAACCAAGTTTTTGCTCAATTTCATCTAAAAGTTCAAAAGTTTCTTTTCCAGGTCTATCTATTTTATTAATAAAAACAATGATGGGAGTATTTCTCATTTTACAAACTTGAACTAACTTTTCAGTCTGCTCCTCTACACCTTTCGCAACGTCAATTACTACAATCACAGAATCTGCTGCAGTTAATGTACGATAAGTATCTTCTGCAAAATCTTTGTGACCAGGAGTATCAAGGATATTAACCTTCTTATCATTATACTCAAAACCCATTACTGATGTTGCTACGGAGATTCCTCTTTGACGTTCAATCTCCATGAAGTCCGATGTAGCACCTTTTTTGATTTTATTTGATTTTACTGCTCCAGCTTCTCTAATTGCACCACCAAAAAGCAAAAGTTTCTCAGTTAAAGTTGTTTTACCAGCATCTGGATGACTGATGATAGCAAAAGTTTTCCTTCTATTTATCTCGTTTTTATAATCCATCTCAATCCTTTTTATTTTGTGATTAGGAAAATAATTTTTTTTTTCTTAAAGTCAATATATTATGTAAAGAACTTCCTGTAATTTATAACACATGTAATATATCTTATAAAGACAAATCTAAAGAATTGAAAATGAAAGCCTTTATAGAATTAACTCTTGCTACATGATTAATATCAGGTTTTTACTTCTATAATTTATTATATAGAAATAATCATATATAGTTTAAATAATTTTGGAGGACAAATTATGTCAATGCGGGTCGAAAAAGATACCATGGGTGAAATCATGGTTGATGATTCAAAATACTGGGGAGCTCAAACACAAAGAAGTCTTGAAAACTTCAAAATAGGTGAAGAGAAAATGCCTAAATCACTAATTATTAGCTTCGCATACTTAAAAAAAGCAGTGGCAATAATAAATATGGAACTTGATGTTTTAGAAGAAGCAAAAGCGAATGCAATAATTCAGGCATGTGATGAGATCATTGATGGTAAAATGAAAAATGAATTTCCTCTTTCAATCTGGCAAACAGGTTCTGGTACTCAAACAAACATGAATTTAAATGAAGTAATAGCTAACAGAGCTACTGAATTATTGGGTGGTGATTTTCGTACAAAAAAGCTTGTTCATCCTAACGATGATGTAAACAAAGGTCAAAGTTCAAATGATACTTTCCCAACTGTTATGCATATTGCAACAGCTCTTTTCATCGAGGGGAAGCTTATTCCTTCAATTGAAAAATTGAAAAAGACACTTAATTCAAAATCTGAAGAATTTAATTCTATTGTTAAAATAGGAAGAACTCACTTGCAAGATGCAACACCTCTGACTTTAGGTCAAGAGTTTTCAGGATGGGTTGAGATGCTTGACAAATGTAAATACATGATTATGTCAGGTCTAGAAAAAGTGAGAGAATTAGCTTTAGGCGGAACAGCTGTTGGAACAGGATTGAACGCTCATCCTGAATTGGCTGAAAGATTTGCAGTAAAGATTTCCGAATTAACAGGTACTAAATTTGTTTCTGCACCAAATAAATTTCATGCTTTGACTAGTCATGATGCTCTTGTTTATCTTCATGGAGGTTTGAAGGCTCTTGCAGCAGATATGATGAAGATCGCAAATGATGTGAGATGGTTAGCATCAGGTCCAAGATGTGGAATTGGAGAATTATCCATTCCTGAAAATGAGCCAGGAAGTTCAATAATGCCTGGAAAAGTTAATCCAACTCAATCTGAGGCTGTCACTATGGTTGCATGTCAAATATTTGGCAATGATGCAACTGTAGGATTTGCTGCTAGTCAGGGAAATTTCCAGTTAAATGTTTTTAAAACAGTACTTATTTACAATGTCTTGCAATCTGTAAATCTATTAGCTGATGTAATAAACTCATTCAATGACAATTGTGCTGTGGGAATTAAGGCCAATACAGATAAGATAAATGAAAATCTACATAATTCACTCATGCTTGTTACAGCTTTAAATCCATACATTGGATATGAAAATGCTGCCAAAATTGCAAAAACTGCATTTAAAGACAATTCAACTTTGAAGGAAACTGCAGTTAAACTTGGTTTATTAACTACTGAAGAGTTTGACAAATATGTTATACCTGAAAAAATGGTTGGTAAAATTTGAGTTATAGATCTACAACCACTCCACTTCTGGATGGTTGTAGATTTTAATTTTATAAAACTTATTGAGAGTACCTAACTACAGAGAGTTCAAAAACATCAATAATCTGTTCTCGATATTTGCCATACTAATATCTGGATCATAGTCAAGACTAAGAATTTTTATATCTGGGAACATATTTAATAGGACTTTCTCCATTCCTCTTCCTGTTATATGATTTGGCATACATCCAAATGGTTGAACTATTATAAATTTTTTAATTCCAGCTCTTGCATTGAATACAATTTCTGATGGAATGAGGCAACCCTCTCCTGCAGCATAACTTGAATCAAAAAAAGAGTTTATCTTTGATGAGTATTCCCGATAATCTGGAAATTTGCTATAAAATTTCGACTTCTGAAAAATTCTATCGGCTTGAGCAACAGCCTTATCAATAATTTTAATAGATACTGAATTTACTATATTTTCAAGTAGTCCTGCAGGTTTATGAAACAATCTTTTCATTCTGCCATGTTCAATATAATCTTTATTCAAAACAGGTAACATTGATGAGACGATCACTTCATATCCATGATTTTCTAAAAATCTCTCCAGATTACGATTCCCAATATGGTGATGTTTTAACATAACTTCACCTGTAACGAAAATTTTGTCTTTATCATCATTCAGTATTTTTAGATTATTAAAATCTTCAACGTATTCTTCAAGTGTTCGCAAAGCGTGTTTCAAACCTTTTTCAAAACTATTCTGAAATTTCGACAGATATGATTTGAAAAGTGTTTTTGAACTACCCTTAACGGCTTCATAACTTCTGGATTTTCTATAGAGCATTTCGATTATGTCATGAATTACGACAGCATAGAGCATTCTTACCTGAAATCCTGTATCTGAAATAAAACCAGGATGCATACCTTTATTGTCTTCACCTGTGGTAATTATAGCAATATCGGAATATCCGGCATCGTCAAAAGCTTTACGGGATATCATTGAATATTGTGCAAGCCTGCAATCCCCTTTTATTTTTGGAACTGAAAAAGCAAACTCATTACCATTCAAATTATTATCTCGTATATAGTTAATTGCATCACCAATAATTAATTGAACTGGGAAACAGACATCGTTATTTGTGAACATTTTACCTGTTTCAAAAGATCTTTCATCTGGGAATGGCAGAGCTTTTGCCAGATAACCACTCTTTTTCATAACACCAGAGGATAAAATTGCGAATGATTCAGAAATATTGGGGATAAGAATCGTTCTTAATTTTTTATCAGCTTTATCATATTTCACCTCGAAAGGATCATGATGACAGTACAAAGCTTTATCAGTTTTTGTAATAGTCTCTATAAATGATCTTAATCTGATAAGAATGGCATTTCTTGACACTGTTTCATCTACTTTAAGAACTAATAGCTGTTTCCCTGATCTTTTTAAAATTCTCGAAACTTCATCTGTAATAATTGCGTCATGCCCACAACCAAAACTTACAATTTGAATCATATTTAAATTTGGCTTACCTGCACAATAAATTGCAGCCCTATAAATATGATCCTGATAAGCGATATCTGTTTCAGCCCTTACACTGGTAAGAGAGATTTCTTTCAATTCTTCAATATTATCTATAGATAAAACATTATAGCCAAGAGACGTTATCATACCTGGAATATCCTGATTTATCATTCGATCATTATGATATGGTCTTCCAGCAAGTAAAATTGTATTATCAGAGTTTATAACTTTTTCCATATCTTCAAAAAGATGTTTTTTAAAACTCTTTAATTCACTCATAGCTTTTTTGACAGCATTTAAAGCTTTTCTCCCTTTAATTCCAAAGGAGTCTTCCAAAAATCTTAGAGTTTGTTTATGCCTTGCCTTATATGAAAAAAAATGAAATTGAGGAGTTAGAAATTCAATTTCATCCAAAACTTCATCCATATTGTGTTTGATTACCAATGGATACCCCTGAA
Coding sequences:
- a CDS encoding peptide chain release factor 3 yields the protein MDYKNEINRRKTFAIISHPDAGKTTLTEKLLLFGGAIREAGAVKSNKIKKGATSDFMEIERQRGISVATSVMGFEYNDKKVNILDTPGHKDFAEDTYRTLTAADSVIVVIDVAKGVEEQTEKLVQVCKMRNTPIIVFINKIDRPGKETFELLDEIEQKLGLTVCPLSWPAGTGEDLKGVYNLRERNLKLFRPHEKQDEDNTIVIDDLSSDKLDYYLERQANKLRDDVEMVDGVYPDFDRNLYLTGDLSPVFFGSALNNFGVKELLECFLEIAPSPLGRSSEERFVDSFEDNLTGFVFKIHANIDPNHRMRIAFLRIVSGVFERNVNYFHCRLGRQLKFSNPTSFMAQKKDTIDLAYPGDIVGIPDTGNFKIGDTLTGGELLHFKGIPSFSPELFKYVENTNPLKSKQLVKGIDQLMEEGVAQVFIKSSSNRRIIGTVGELQYEVIQYRLEHEYQANCRFEPVQIHKACWVTSDDKKALDDFIEKKYDMMAKDKYNNDVFLAQSEYKLQMAMENFPKIRFLFSSEH
- the fumC gene encoding class II fumarate hydratase translates to MSMRVEKDTMGEIMVDDSKYWGAQTQRSLENFKIGEEKMPKSLIISFAYLKKAVAIINMELDVLEEAKANAIIQACDEIIDGKMKNEFPLSIWQTGSGTQTNMNLNEVIANRATELLGGDFRTKKLVHPNDDVNKGQSSNDTFPTVMHIATALFIEGKLIPSIEKLKKTLNSKSEEFNSIVKIGRTHLQDATPLTLGQEFSGWVEMLDKCKYMIMSGLEKVRELALGGTAVGTGLNAHPELAERFAVKISELTGTKFVSAPNKFHALTSHDALVYLHGGLKALAADMMKIANDVRWLASGPRCGIGELSIPENEPGSSIMPGKVNPTQSEAVTMVACQIFGNDATVGFAASQGNFQLNVFKTVLIYNVLQSVNLLADVINSFNDNCAVGIKANTDKINENLHNSLMLVTALNPYIGYENAAKIAKTAFKDNSTLKETAVKLGLLTTEEFDKYVIPEKMVGKI